A window of Haloarchaeobius litoreus contains these coding sequences:
- a CDS encoding bacterio-opsin activator domain-containing protein, producing MTEEFRVLYLTSDPTPEPELPDGPGSGLSVETVGAVDELAGRLRTDGADCVVVCEDRDHDGLAEVHDAYADTVPFVHVTTNPALDADEVVGDGVLHTLSDGQPVPFCELAAYVSTSAEFTDPANRFAVFAHHAQDGVVTADSDGHVTETNPAMADIFGFEDGELVGEHLSTLLPEDGGNRSLLPPFAPDGEDTALQWQPIRFTATDADGSDVPVLVTFGRFETASGAHYTGVVRDVSQRERLESELESHLERVTDAFFALDTEFRFRYVNERAAELIDVDPDTVAGDLVWDRFPAAVDSRFQAQYEQAMETQESVSFEEYFPPLSTWFSVRAYPSETGLSVYFRDVTERKEREQALERQRDELEGLAQLNRVLQHVNETLVTAANRTVVERSVCEQLVESSLFAAAWLGRVDSRRDTVEPATSAGQDGVEPESTVPVSEAVTHPAGRAVASQSVELVDDLAALDSADPWVEAARERGFSSVAAVPVSYKGSQYGVVAVFATKPDAFSEGVVETLSQLQSVVGLAINATERRAALIADGTIQVGLALRDASNPLFRAVEEHDLVVELDGATAIDDHTFVEYFTVTGDPDETFFDIIRAFDRVEGLTVLDQGPEETLVTMTIVDPPISTLLAEHGGTVREIVVEDGSAELVAELPKSGSIRSVVDSLEGMFETVDLRTKRERKRPERRVSEFRSTLDDQLTDRQREVLEAALRDGYFEWPRESDAEEIAATLGISSPTFHEHLRAAQQKLLTDLFDVPPADRERDVRAGERP from the coding sequence ATGACCGAGGAGTTCAGGGTTCTCTATCTCACCTCCGACCCGACTCCGGAACCGGAGCTTCCGGACGGCCCCGGCTCGGGACTCTCCGTCGAAACCGTGGGCGCCGTCGACGAGCTCGCCGGACGGCTCCGCACCGACGGCGCGGACTGCGTGGTCGTCTGCGAGGACCGCGACCACGACGGGCTCGCCGAGGTGCACGACGCCTACGCGGACACGGTGCCGTTCGTGCACGTCACGACCAACCCGGCGCTCGACGCCGACGAGGTGGTCGGCGACGGCGTGCTCCACACCCTCTCGGACGGCCAGCCCGTGCCGTTCTGCGAGCTCGCCGCCTACGTCTCCACCAGCGCCGAGTTCACCGACCCCGCCAACCGCTTCGCGGTGTTCGCCCACCACGCACAGGACGGCGTCGTGACCGCCGACAGCGACGGTCACGTCACCGAGACCAACCCCGCGATGGCGGACATCTTCGGCTTCGAAGACGGCGAGCTCGTCGGCGAGCACCTCTCGACGCTGCTCCCCGAAGACGGCGGTAATCGGTCGCTCCTGCCCCCGTTCGCGCCGGACGGCGAGGACACGGCCCTCCAGTGGCAGCCGATCCGGTTCACCGCGACCGACGCCGACGGCAGCGATGTTCCTGTCCTCGTGACGTTCGGCCGGTTCGAGACGGCCTCCGGCGCACACTACACGGGCGTGGTCCGCGACGTCTCCCAGCGCGAGCGTCTGGAATCCGAGCTGGAGTCCCACCTCGAACGGGTGACGGACGCGTTCTTCGCGCTCGACACCGAGTTCCGCTTCCGCTACGTCAACGAACGGGCCGCCGAACTCATCGACGTCGACCCCGACACGGTCGCCGGCGACCTGGTCTGGGATCGGTTCCCCGCCGCCGTCGACAGCCGGTTCCAGGCGCAGTACGAGCAGGCCATGGAGACACAGGAGTCGGTCTCCTTCGAGGAGTACTTCCCGCCGCTGTCGACGTGGTTCTCGGTCCGGGCCTACCCCTCCGAGACGGGGCTGTCCGTGTACTTCCGCGACGTGACCGAACGGAAGGAGCGCGAGCAGGCTCTCGAACGCCAGCGCGACGAGCTGGAAGGGCTTGCCCAGCTCAACCGTGTCCTCCAGCACGTCAACGAGACGCTGGTCACCGCGGCGAACCGGACGGTGGTCGAGCGGTCTGTCTGCGAACAGCTCGTGGAGTCGTCGCTGTTCGCGGCGGCATGGCTCGGCCGGGTCGACTCCCGTCGCGACACGGTCGAGCCGGCGACGAGCGCGGGCCAGGACGGGGTCGAGCCCGAGTCGACAGTGCCCGTCAGCGAGGCGGTCACCCACCCGGCGGGCCGGGCGGTCGCGTCCCAGTCGGTCGAACTGGTCGACGACCTCGCCGCGCTCGACTCCGCCGACCCGTGGGTCGAGGCTGCGCGCGAACGGGGTTTCTCGTCGGTCGCGGCCGTGCCGGTCTCGTACAAGGGCTCCCAGTACGGCGTCGTCGCCGTGTTCGCGACGAAGCCCGACGCGTTCAGCGAGGGCGTGGTCGAGACGCTCTCGCAGCTCCAGAGCGTCGTCGGCCTGGCCATCAACGCGACCGAGCGCCGCGCCGCCCTCATCGCCGACGGCACCATCCAGGTGGGGCTGGCGCTCCGCGACGCGTCCAACCCGCTGTTCCGGGCCGTCGAGGAGCACGACCTGGTCGTCGAACTCGACGGGGCGACCGCCATCGACGACCACACGTTCGTCGAGTACTTCACGGTCACCGGTGACCCCGACGAGACGTTCTTCGACATCATCAGGGCGTTCGACCGCGTCGAGGGGCTCACCGTGCTCGACCAGGGCCCCGAGGAGACGCTCGTGACGATGACGATCGTCGACCCACCCATCTCGACGCTGCTCGCCGAACACGGCGGCACGGTCCGCGAGATAGTCGTCGAGGACGGCTCGGCGGAACTCGTCGCGGAGCTCCCGAAGTCGGGGTCCATCCGGTCGGTGGTCGACTCGCTCGAGGGGATGTTCGAGACCGTCGACCTCCGGACCAAGCGCGAACGAAAGCGCCCCGAACGACGGGTCTCCGAGTTCCGGTCGACACTCGATGACCAGCTCACCGACCGCCAGCGCGAGGTGCTGGAGGCCGCGCTACGGGACGGCTACTTCGAGTGGCCCCGCGAGAGCGACGCCGAGGAGATCGCGGCGACACTCGGCATCTCCTCGCCGACGTTCCACGAGCACCTCCGGGCGGCACAGCAGAAGCTGCTCACCGACCTGTTCGACGTGCCACCGGCCGACCGCGAACGCGACGTCAGGGCGGGCGAACGGCCCTGA
- a CDS encoding DUF7576 family protein — protein MTSAEPEAVSASEDTEATCATCGAPVETDEWHPAASTKRGDGAVQILSFCDHSCRDRWQERAE, from the coding sequence ATGACCTCAGCAGAGCCAGAGGCGGTCTCGGCGAGCGAGGATACCGAAGCGACCTGTGCGACGTGTGGTGCCCCCGTCGAGACCGACGAGTGGCACCCAGCTGCGTCCACGAAGAGGGGCGACGGAGCCGTCCAAATCCTCTCGTTCTGCGACCACAGCTGTCGGGACCGCTGGCAGGAACGAGCGGAGTAG